A region of Periplaneta americana isolate PAMFEO1 chromosome 16, P.americana_PAMFEO1_priV1, whole genome shotgun sequence DNA encodes the following proteins:
- the LOC138692177 gene encoding coiled-coil domain-containing protein 50 isoform X1, producing the protein MQCEIRGMGEMAEAAQASTDTLPKPGRVNEVCREWLVKEDGALAYRLQTEEIKHHYTGNKSRNALVREDFPRALDEQRREEEEAAALRAVYHQMVRQQEQIDAQVAQQLAEKMEQEELIQRQAVEEEDKEIARKLQPCSILDDADEDEERERLRIEKRERERLEMEMQESDNDINDPPQYDRDMNNVGLPSPSQYSPEALSQQFRLCTLTDVAVQTNSSCQTPEDAVAGNPPSPPALSEEEARKIQEEQDAEFARLLQEQEGYRQLDMLDQDRLMAIEAQDKELARLLQERERAKAKRARERAKQKALLKKQQQQQQQQQQLLLSDDEGFVASPSAQGHLLPGSEWGDQDGPIAAHSTAIRPTDLDLTSGVNRSATSRGKQRFPDPEAIEVLSSPEPGPSHSALPNIAMAIDPTYPRRATVTHTSTYNTSAVDTPPSNISSPAVSLPPPEFDEDDSPVPPYMPIQGQRRSASLEKKNKKGRSKDSCKQQ; encoded by the exons TATGCCGTGAATGGCTGGTTAAGGAGGATGGAGCACTTGCTTATCGATTACAGACTGAAGAAA TTAAACATCATTACACAGGCAACAAGTCCCGAAATGCCTTGGTGCGAGAGGATTTTCCCCGTGCTCTGGATGAACAGCGCCGTGAAGAGGAAGAGGCTGCTGCTTTGCGAGCTGTATATCATCAGATGGTGCGACAGCA GGAGCAGATTGATGCTCAGGTTGCACAGCAACTGGCTGAGAAGATGGAACAGGAAGAACTTATACAGCGGCAAGCTGTAGAAGAGGAGGATAAAGAGATTGCTCGAAAACTTCAG CCATGCTCTATCTTGGATGATGCAGATGAAGATGAG GAACGTGAACGACTCCGCATTGAGAAGCGTGAAAGGGAACGTCTGGAAATGGAGATGCAGGAATCAGACAATGATATTAATGACCCTCCACAGTATGATCGAGATATGAATAATGTTGGCTTGCCCTCTCCATCTCAATACAGCCCAGAGGCATTATCTCAACAGTTCAG ACTGTGCACGTTGACAGATGTGGCCGTCCAGACTAATAGTTCCTGTCAGACACCTGAAGACGCAGTTGCTGGAAACCCTCCTTCACCTCCTGCATTAAGCGAAGAAGAAGCCAGGAAAATACAGGAGGAGCAGGATGCA GAATTTGCACGCCTTCTGCAGGAACAAGAAGGCTACCGGCAGCTAGATATGCTAGACCAAGACAGACTGATGGCCATAGAAGCTCAGGATAAGGAACTTGCACGTCTACTGCAGGAGCGG GAGCGAGCCAAAGCAAAGCGGGCAAGAGAGAGAGCTAAGCAGAAAGCTCTTCtgaagaagcagcagcagcaacaacagcagcaacagcagttgtTGTTGTCAGATGATGAAGGTTTTGTGGCTTCTCCATCAGCACAGGGCCatttgctgccaggaagtgaatgGGGAGACCAAGATGGACCAATTGCAGCTCATTCTACTGCCATCCGTCCTACTGACCTTGATCTGACATCTGGAGTCAACAGATCTGCAACTAGTCGTGGCAAGCAGag GTTTCCAGATCCTGAAGCCATAGAAGTACTTTCCTCTCCTGAGCCTGGGCCTTCACATTCAGCACTGCCTAACATCGCCATGGCTATAGACCCCACTTATCCTCGTAGAGCAACTGTCACTCACACTAGTACATACAATACGTCAGCTGTGGACACACCTCCAAGTAACATTTCCAGTCCTGCTGTGTCTTTGCCTCCTCCAG AATTTGATGAAGATGATAGCCCTGTACCACCTTACATGCCAATACAGGGTCAACGGAGGTCAGCTTCTCtagagaagaagaacaagaagggaCGCAGTAAGGATAGCTGTAAGCAGCAGTAA
- the LOC138692177 gene encoding coiled-coil domain-containing protein 50 isoform X2 translates to MQCEIRGMGEMAEAAQASTDTLPKPGRVNEVCREWLVKEDGALAYRLQTEEIKHHYTGNKSRNALVREDFPRALDEQRREEEEAAALRAVYHQMVRQQEQIDAQVAQQLAEKMEQEELIQRQAVEEEDKEIARKLQERERLRIEKRERERLEMEMQESDNDINDPPQYDRDMNNVGLPSPSQYSPEALSQQFRLCTLTDVAVQTNSSCQTPEDAVAGNPPSPPALSEEEARKIQEEQDAEFARLLQEQEGYRQLDMLDQDRLMAIEAQDKELARLLQERERAKAKRARERAKQKALLKKQQQQQQQQQQLLLSDDEGFVASPSAQGHLLPGSEWGDQDGPIAAHSTAIRPTDLDLTSGVNRSATSRGKQRFPDPEAIEVLSSPEPGPSHSALPNIAMAIDPTYPRRATVTHTSTYNTSAVDTPPSNISSPAVSLPPPEFDEDDSPVPPYMPIQGQRRSASLEKKNKKGRSKDSCKQQ, encoded by the exons TATGCCGTGAATGGCTGGTTAAGGAGGATGGAGCACTTGCTTATCGATTACAGACTGAAGAAA TTAAACATCATTACACAGGCAACAAGTCCCGAAATGCCTTGGTGCGAGAGGATTTTCCCCGTGCTCTGGATGAACAGCGCCGTGAAGAGGAAGAGGCTGCTGCTTTGCGAGCTGTATATCATCAGATGGTGCGACAGCA GGAGCAGATTGATGCTCAGGTTGCACAGCAACTGGCTGAGAAGATGGAACAGGAAGAACTTATACAGCGGCAAGCTGTAGAAGAGGAGGATAAAGAGATTGCTCGAAAACTTCAG GAACGTGAACGACTCCGCATTGAGAAGCGTGAAAGGGAACGTCTGGAAATGGAGATGCAGGAATCAGACAATGATATTAATGACCCTCCACAGTATGATCGAGATATGAATAATGTTGGCTTGCCCTCTCCATCTCAATACAGCCCAGAGGCATTATCTCAACAGTTCAG ACTGTGCACGTTGACAGATGTGGCCGTCCAGACTAATAGTTCCTGTCAGACACCTGAAGACGCAGTTGCTGGAAACCCTCCTTCACCTCCTGCATTAAGCGAAGAAGAAGCCAGGAAAATACAGGAGGAGCAGGATGCA GAATTTGCACGCCTTCTGCAGGAACAAGAAGGCTACCGGCAGCTAGATATGCTAGACCAAGACAGACTGATGGCCATAGAAGCTCAGGATAAGGAACTTGCACGTCTACTGCAGGAGCGG GAGCGAGCCAAAGCAAAGCGGGCAAGAGAGAGAGCTAAGCAGAAAGCTCTTCtgaagaagcagcagcagcaacaacagcagcaacagcagttgtTGTTGTCAGATGATGAAGGTTTTGTGGCTTCTCCATCAGCACAGGGCCatttgctgccaggaagtgaatgGGGAGACCAAGATGGACCAATTGCAGCTCATTCTACTGCCATCCGTCCTACTGACCTTGATCTGACATCTGGAGTCAACAGATCTGCAACTAGTCGTGGCAAGCAGag GTTTCCAGATCCTGAAGCCATAGAAGTACTTTCCTCTCCTGAGCCTGGGCCTTCACATTCAGCACTGCCTAACATCGCCATGGCTATAGACCCCACTTATCCTCGTAGAGCAACTGTCACTCACACTAGTACATACAATACGTCAGCTGTGGACACACCTCCAAGTAACATTTCCAGTCCTGCTGTGTCTTTGCCTCCTCCAG AATTTGATGAAGATGATAGCCCTGTACCACCTTACATGCCAATACAGGGTCAACGGAGGTCAGCTTCTCtagagaagaagaacaagaagggaCGCAGTAAGGATAGCTGTAAGCAGCAGTAA